Sequence from the Bremerella volcania genome:
ACATGAAGAATCAGGCGCAAGAACTGGTCGAGGCCGAACAAGAAGTGGCCCGCCAGCTGGATGACCTGCGCCATGAAAATCTCGAGCAGTCGAACTCTTTGCGTGAAACCGAAAACCCAAACGAACTCGGAGGGCAGCTCGCCGAGCAACAGCAGCGGCTCGACCAACTCCTCGAGCGCATGCGTCAGACCGTCGAAGAGGCCGAACAGTCTCAGCCGCTACTAGCCGAGAAGCTGTACGAATCGATCCGCGACACGCGGACGTCAAAACCCAACGATGCCCTCAAAGAGACCGAGATGCTCCTCAACCGTGGATTCCTCGATCAGGCCGCCCAGCGTGAAGAGCAAGCCCGCGAAGGGATCGAGCAACTCGCCGAAGGGATCCAACAAGCGGCCGACCAGGTACTCGGCGACGAAACCGAAATGCTTCGCTGGGCCCTCGACGAGTTGGAACGTCTCAACGAAGACCTGGAAGGCGAACTAGCCCGCAACGGCCAACAGCAACCGGGACAACAGCAACCGGGACAACAGCAACCGGGACAGCAGCAACCGGGACAGCAGCAACCGGGACAGCAGCAACCGGGACAGCAGCAACCGGGTCAACAGCAACCGGGTCAACAGCAACCAGGCCAGCAGCAACCAGGCCAGCAACAGCCGGGTCGCGAAGGTGGCCCAGGCAGCGCGGCGGGCGTGGGTGCATTGGATCGGTATTTGGGGGGTGGTAGCAATCGTGATACCTCGCCGTTCTCGGGAGATGACTTCGTCGACTGGTCGGACCGGCTGCGGGACGTCGAAGAGATCGTGAACGATCCGGAGCTGCGTGCCGAAGCGGCTCGTATTCGGGACGAAGCCCGGGAGCTTCGACGCGAACAGATCGAAACATCCGCGCCGCCGCAGTGGGATATCATCCAGCAGAAGGTCGCTCGGCCGTTGGCTCAGCTTCAAAATCGCGTGGCTGAGGAACTTCTCCGGAGAACTGCCGAGGAAGCCAGGGTTCCGCTCGACAAGGACCCGGTGCCCGCTCAATACGAAGACGCCGTTCGTCGCTACTACGAGCGTCTGGGGAGCAGTGAATGAACGACTGGGTTCAGGATCAATGGCTCCTCGAGTGGCCCAACGTCTGGGCGGCTCAACAGTGGATCGTCCCGGCGAGCGTGATCGGCGCGGGGCTATTCGTCCTCATCTTGTGGGCGTATCGCTCGATCCAGGCACCCCTGATCGTCAAGCTCGCGTGCGCCGCGGCCAAGACGTTGGCCGTGATCCTTCTAGCCGCCCTTCTGGTCGAGCCGATGCGCAGTGAAACGAAGCCTGTCCCCGGCGCGAACCTCTTCGTCGTACTCGCCGACCGATCGCAGAGCCTGCAAGTCATCGACCCAGGCGAAAGCAATACGCGGGCCGAACTTCTGAAGAAGAGACTCGATCGCCAGGCGCCGTGGCAGGTACGACTCGGGCAAGAGTTCGACGTTCGCCGCTACGAGTTCGCCGATCGGCTTTCGCCGGTGGCAGACTTTCACGACTACCAGGCCGACGGACGCGGCTCGGCGATCGTTGCGTCCCTCGATTCCATCGCCGATCGCTTCGCAGGCCGTCCCATTGCCGGGGTGCTGCTGCTGACCGATGGCAACGCAACCGACCTGACTGAAGAAGCAATCGATTGGAGCAAGTACCCGCCGATCTTTCCCGTTCAAATCGGAGCCGATGAGCCGGCGACCGACATTCGAGTCAGCCGTGTCGCCGCCAGCCAAACCAACTTCGAGGCCTCGCCGGTCACCGTCACCGCCGATGTCGCGGTCACCGGCTTTCCCGGCGAGTCGATCGTGGTTGAACTGGTCGATGAACAAGGCGAGCTTGTCGAAACACAAACGGTCCCCCAAGTCAACGACGGTCAGTCGTTCACGGCTCGTTTTCAGATCAAGCCGGGCGAGCGTGGCGTGTTGTTCTACCAGGTTCGCGCGTATGCCCAATCGCAGAAGGGACTCTTTGACGATCCCAGCAAGAGCTCCGAGGCAACCCTACTGAACAACAGCCGCACGGTGATGGTGAACCGCGGTCACGGCCCGTACAAGGTGCTGTATGTTTCAGGCCGCCCCAACTGGGAGTTCAAATTCCTCAATCGATCTCTGGCCGAAGACGACGAAGTCGAACTGCACGGTTTGATTCGCATCGCGAAGAAGGAGCCGCGATTTCAATTCCGCGAGAAGGATTCCAACGCCAACCGCATCTTCACCAACACCGACGACGAAGCGAAGGAGCAGGTCGAACAGTATGACGAGCCTGTCTTGCTGCGGGTCGGCAAGCTGGAACCAGGCGAGCTTTCCGGAGGCTTTCCCAAATCGGCCGATGAACTGTTTCCGTACCATGCGATCATCCTGGACGACCTGGAAGCCGACTTCTTCACTCAACAGCAGAAGTCGCTGATCCAGGAATTCGTCAGCTTGCGCGGCGGAGGTCTGCTGATGCTAGGTGGCGGCGAGTCGTTTGCCGAAGGGAAGTACCTGCGTTCTCCGATCGGCGAAGTGCTACCGGTCTATTTGAATGGCGTCTCGCCGCGAGCCGGCGCCAGTGAACTCTCCCTTGCGCTGACGCGCGAGGGGCTATTGGAACCTTGGGTTCGCGTTCGCACGACGCAGCAGGAAGAACTGCAGCGGCTGAAAGAAATGCCTAGCCTAAGGATCCTCAACGAAGTCGGGGCACTCAAGCCGGGGGCCAGCGAGCTTCTGTCGGTGGTATCGGCCACGGGCGAAAGTCGGCCGGGACTGGTCACTCAGCGCTTTGGCAAGGGACGCACGGCGGCCTTTCTGATCGGAGACCTGTGGCGCTGGAAGCTGCATGCGTCGTCGCACGATAACGACGACTTCGAACGCACCTGGCGGCAGACGATTCGCTGGCTGATTGCCGACGTGCCACAACGGGTTCGCGTCGAGACGATCGCCAAGAAGGACGGTCCGACGCACCCTCTGGAAGTCGCGGTCCAAGTGAACGACGAAAACTATCAACCACTGGATAACGCAGGCGTTGCGATTGAAGTCACCACGCCGGGGGACGAACTCCTCAGATTGAAAGCAGAACCAAAGGACGCCGTCTCCGGGCAGTACGGCTCTCGCTATGTTTCCCGCATCGATGGCATGTACCGAGCGAGCGTCATTGCGAATAACCCGGACGGAAGCGAAATTGATCGGATCGAGACCGGCTGGGTCGCCGATCCCGCGGCCGAAGAGTTCGCCAACCTCCGCCCCAACGTCAACTTCCTGAGGTCGATCGCTCAGCAGTCCGGGGGCGAACTGGTTCGTTTGAATCAACTCGATTCGTTCGTCAACACGCTCTCCGACCGCGAGATCCCTATCGCCGAGCCGATGGTTCGCTCGGTCTGGCATACGTGGGGCGTCTTCCTTTTGGCAATCGGACTGTTAAGCATGGAATGGGGACTTCGCCGCTGGAAGGGACTTGCCTGAGATGATGTGGCTTCTGACATGTGCGCTGCTAATGGCACCCGGTGGCGATGAATCGGCCCCGAATGTAGCTGTCGTGGTGGTCGTCGGCGAACCTGGGGAAGCGAAGTACCAGGAGCTTTTCACGCAGTGGGCCGAACGCTGGCAAGTCGCGGCCAAACGAGCGGAAGCGAACCTGGTGACGATCGGCCTGGATGAACCAGAAGCTTCTGACCGGCAAGACCGGCCGCAACTGGAAGAGACCCTCGCGGCATTGGCCAAGGAGCCGCCAACGTCGCTGTGGTTAGTCTTGATCGGGCACGGAACGTATGACGGCAAGAAGGCGAAGTTCAATCTGCGCGGTACCGACATCAGGGCTACCGAGCTTGCCGAAGCGCTGGCACCAATTTCCTGCCGGATGGCGATCATCAACTGTGCCTCGGCGAGTGGACCGTTCGTCAACGGGCTCTCAGGCCGCGATCGAGTCATCGTGACCGCGACCCAGAGTGGCTTTGAATACAATTTTGCTCGCTTCGGGGAGTTTCTTTCGCAAACGATAAGCGATACGTCCGGCGACCTCGACAAGGATGGTCAGACCTCGCTGCTGGAAGCCTGGCTCGCGGCCGCCAAGCAGACGCAGACGTACTACGACTCGCAGTCCCAGTTGGCAACCGAGCACGCTTTGCTGGACGACAACGGCGATGGCAAGGGAACGCCAGCCGATTGGTTCCGCGGAATCTACGTCACCAAGTCGTCCAAGGACGGATCGCTTCCCGACGGAACGCTTGCCAACCAGTTCATCCTGGTCCCCAGCGAGAACGCGTCGCAGCTTTCCGAAGAGCTGATCCAGAAACGAGATCAACTGGAAAACCAGCTGGCCGAGCTGCGGCAAAAGAAATCGGAACTCAGCGAGGACGAGTATCTAAGCCGTCTCCAGACAATTCTGATCCCCCTGGCCAAGATCTATCGGGCAGGGGAAAGTTCGCACGACATGAGTTCCGCGACCGAGCCCACGGAAGATACGCTCGAATCTCCGTGAATCCTTCGAGAATTTCTGCCAAAGCAGGGAACTCCGATGCGTCATGTAGCAATCCAAGGAGTTGCGAAAGACACTGCCGGTCCTTCGCGACCCTACGGGAAAGACCGTACGCTGAAACCTTCGTTGATGCTGTTAACAGATTGGTCCCAGCGAAGGGCGCTGTTTAAGAAGATTGTCAAATAGAAAACTGGCAATACTGCGCAAACGGGAGGTCCACCACCGATTCCGAGGTCCGAAAAGTTTCTGGTTTTGCGAAAGTCAGATTCGACGCAGGCAACCTATTTGTTACAATTGCCACGCCTCACCTAGGCCTTCCAATCCGTAGTTTTTCCCTCGCCCGCCCCGGGCCGTTCAAAAGTCACGTCACCTAGAGAACCTCTATGCTCACACCTCGTTTGCCTCGCGTTATCGACAGGAAGTCTAAGAAAGCCAAACGAACGATGAAACGTCGTGGCTTTCGTGCCCGGATGCCCATGTCCGAACAGCTCGAATCGCGTCTCGTGCTGACCGCTTCCGGTTTCCCAGGAAACGATTGCCCGCCTGACCTCGACCTTTCCGGCGTTGGTGATTTGCAGATTGTTGTGGGTCAGCCTTTCACGATCGACCTGTACGCCAATGGTGCCACCGCCGCCGATCTCGATATCAACGACAACCCAACCGGGGACACCATTCGCCTGGTGTTGGATCCGGATGTTGGGACTGATACTCCCGTCGGGGCGACGATCACCTCGAACGGTGTTTTCAGCTGGACCCCTTCAGCTGGGCAAGAAGGCACCTTCCGGATTCCGGTGATCGCGATCGACCAAGGCACGCCTGCTTTGGCCGACGTCGAATTCCTGACGGTGATTGTCTCGGCGACTGGCGACATTGCTCCTTCGGTCGATCTGAACGGCCCGACCGCAGGCCTCGGATTCTCCAACGACTTCACCGAGAACGGCGGACCGGTTGCCGCAACTTCGTCTTCACTGACGATCACCGATCCCGACAGCACCAACCTTGAGTCGGCCACGATCGTCTTGACCAATTTCCAGGACGGAGCCGATGAAGTTCTGGCCGTCGATACGACCGGCACATCGATCGTGGCTTCCAGCTACAACGCGACCACCGGCGAATTGACGCTGACCGGCTCCGATACGCTGGCCAACTACGAGTTGGTGCTGAAGTCGCTCACGTACGACAATACTTCGGAAAACCCAACGGTTCTGGATCGCACCATTCAGATCACGGTGAGCGACGGCGGCCTGAGCAGCCCGATCGTTGTATCGACGATTTCGATCGTCGCCGAAAACGATGCCCCCACGGTCGACCTGAACGGCGAGGCCTCAGGCATCGACTTCGCGGCGACGTTCACCGAAGACAATGGCCCCCTTTCGATCGTCGACGCTGGCGTCCTCGTCGATGATGTCGACAACGCTAACCTCGAATCGGCCACGATCACGCTGACCAACGTGGTGGACACGACCACCGAGTCGCTGGCCGTCGATACGACGGGGACTTCGATCGTCGCCAACTACGATTCCGGTACCGGTGTTTTGACCCTCACCGGAAGCGACACGCTGGCCAACTATCAACTCGTACTGTCGACGTTGACCTATGACAACACCTCACAGAACCCCGACGAAACCGATCGAATCGTCGAGGTGATCGTCAACGACGGCACAACCGACAGTGCGACGGCGACGATCACCATCACCGTCGAAGGCGTGAACGATCCGCCCGATCTGGATCCGATTCAGGACCAGACGGCCGAGTTCGGTACGTTGTTCCAAATCACCGTGACCGCGACCGACCCCGAGGGAGACGTCCTGACCTTCCAGCTCGATCGCGAAGGGATCGGCGCGAACATCCCGGCCTCGGCGACCATCACCAAAACGAGCGACACGACCGCCGTCATTGAATGGACCCCTTCGGAGGGCGATGGAGCAGGCCCGTTCACGTTTATCGTCCTGGTGATTGACGACGACCCGACGACCCCACTGGCCGACTCAGAAACCTTCGTCGTCACGCTCCAAACCGATCCGCCTGCGGTCGACTTGAATGGCGACGGCACCGGCATCGACTTTGCCGCAGCTTTCACTGAAGACGCTGGACCGACAAGTGTCGTGGATGCCACGGCTACGGTGACCGACGCGGATAGCACGAATCTCGCCTCGGCGACGATCACGATTACCAACGTGCTCAATACCGACGACGAATTCCTGGCCGTGGACGTCACGGGGACTTCCATCACCCCGTCGTACGATCCATCGACCGGCATTCTTACCCTGACCGGTAGCGACCTGGTAGCCAACTATCAGCAGGTCATCCGAACGCTGACGTACGACAACGTTTCAGACAACCCCGACACCACCGATCGCGAGATCGAAGTGATCGTCAACGATGGCTTCAGCGACAGCGCCGTCGCGACCATCACCGTCTCGGTTGCGGGCGAGAACGATCCACCGCAGTTGACCCTTCCGAGCCCTTACGATACCGGAACGGCCGTCGAGGTGGACATCGATACCGAGGTAACATTCGCCGTCACGGTGGTCGACCCGGACGACGCTCCAGAAGACTTGATCTTCATCCTCGACCTCGATGGCAGCGGAATTCCAGCCGAGATTGCCCAGCCCACGATCACCACCCCGCCAGCCACAGTCCCAGGCGGAACGTTCAGCTGGACTCCATCACAAACCGGAACGTTCACCATCACCATCATCGTGCTGGACGACGACGGTGCGGTCGATCAGGAAACGTTCATCTTGACCGTTGTCGATACCAGCCCCGCGAGCTTGATCGAAGGGGAACCCGGCGACTCGGACGTAAACGACCTGGCCCTGCTCGGGGTACTCGACGACGAGTTTTAATCGTTTGCCTCGTTTCCAATGGAAGATAGACGACAGCCGAGAAATGTTCCGTTTCTCGGCTGTCTCTTTATCAGGCCACTGTGCGGCAGGCCTTCCACCGTTGAATCGCGCAAAAACTTTCTGAAGTTTCGCACACGAAGTCCAATCGGAATTTTCTGTAACTAATATGGACATCAAGTCCATTCACTCCTGCATCACACGAACTGCCCAATGGCCGCCCGGTTAAGAAAACATTTTTGCGAAGTCCTCGAAGGACGCCTCATTCTGACCGCGGTCGTTGCCGGTTCGGTTGAGCTGGTCAACGACGTCATCATCGGCGATCAACTGGTTCAAACCGAAGGAGCCGTGACGGCAACCGGCAGCGGCTCGCTCGTGACCGTCTATGCCGGTCGCGGGACTGGCGACCGTGACGGCGTTTTCTTTCGTACGCTTGATTCCGATGGAATCGCCACCGGTCCCTCCCAGTTGGTCAATCAAACCGTCGCCGGCATCCAGTCGAATGCCGCGATCGCGATGCTGCCTGAAGCTGGCTTCGTGATCGTCTGGCAAGGTCGCGGGGCTGGCGATCGCGAAGGCATCTTTGCACGCTGGTACGATTCCAGCGGCAATCCCATCACGGGCGAAGTGCTCATCAATCAAACCACCGGCGGAGTTCAAGCCAACCCGGCCGTTGCCGTCGCGAGCGATGGTTCGGCTTCCTTCGTTTGGCAAGGAGTCGGAGCTGGCGACTTCGATGGCATCTTCTATCGTCGCTTCGATGCGACCGGCCAGCCGCTTACCGGCGAAATCCTGGTAAACACGACCACGTCCCAGGAACAAGCCGAGCCTGACGTCGCCATCAACAGCAGCGACGTCGTGCTGGTAACCTGGAGCAGCCGTCACCAGGATGGAAGTGATCTGGGCGTCTATGCTCAGCGGATGTCACTCGACGGAAGCAAACTGGGCGCTGAGTTTCTGGTGAACAGCAACACCAGCGCCTCGCAATCGGGAGCGACGGTGATCGATTCGGGCGAAGCATTCACGGTTGCCTGGCAGAGCCGCAATCAAGACGGCGACGGCTGGGGCATCTTTGCCCAGCAAATCGATCCGTCCGATGGCCTGGTAGGCGGCGAGCTTCAGGTCAACGACGTCATCACCGGTAACCAACTGGAAGTCGCTTTGGCCCAGACCGACCAGGGACAACTGATCGCGACCTGGACTAATGGAATTGCCGACGGAACCGGCTGGAACGTGAAAGCCACCATCGTCGAATTCAATTCCAGCAATGTGAATCCCGCCAACGAGTTCTTCGTCAACACCGATACGGCCAACGATCAATTCGGTCATCAACGTCGTCCTTCCGCCGTGGCTGTCGATAGCGCGATTGCGATTGCCTGGGGAGGCGATGGACCGGTTGATCACGACGGTACCTACTTGACGTGCATTCTGTTTGACGAGGTGAACATCGCCCCGGACATCACTCCCATTTCCGATCAGTCGGCGCAAGTGGGCGTTGAGATGATCGTCGAGGTCACCGCCACCGACGCGAACGTCGGAGATACGCTGACCTATCAGCTTGATCCCGACAACCTGCCAGCGGGTGCTACCATCGAAAAGGTCAACAACAACCAGGCGACCATCCGCTGGACACCCACCTCCGATTTCGCCGGGCAGAGCGTAGTTTTCCGGGTTCTTGTGATCGATGATGGGGAACCGCCACTGGCCGATTCCGAGGAATTCACGGTAACGGTCAGCGGCGTCAGCTAGCGTTACAGCAGGCAGAAAACTCAATCTAACCGGAAAAGTTGAATTATCCCTCCCAGATTGACGACAACTATCACTAGCAAGCAATCCCCCCTCGCTAAAACGGATTTTGCAAGGTCATCGGAAGATGCACACTCGAACGCTAGCAGCCGTCGTTCTGTTCCAACTCGCGACCATCGCGTTCCCACTAGCGCGTAGCGCTCACGCCCAGGTCGGTCCGACAAAGGCGACCAGTCGACCGGCACCCCATGTCCAGGTGAAATCGCCGAATCAACTGGTTGCCCGTCCGACGCCACCACAGGAAGAGCCGCCAGCGGTTCGTCAAACCTCGCACGTCGAGATGACGACGACCGAATCGGTTCTCGAGTCGCCTGTCTTCATGGAAGAGGGGCCCATGCCTGGCGATTACCAGGCGTGCCATTCCAACGTTTGCGAAGCACACTGGTTTGCTGGTTTCGAAGCGACCTTTCTCAAACCTCATTTCTCTTCTAACCCGGCCTACACGTTGATGGAGTCGGACGGAACGAGTTTCGAGAACTACACCGACGTCGAGTTCGACTACGACCTGCAGTTCGCGCCGCGGGTGTTCCTCGGTCTGCAAGGGGAAGAGATTGGTGTTCGTGCGACCTGGTGGCACTTCGACAACGATCCATCCGTGTTGACC
This genomic interval carries:
- a CDS encoding beta strand repeat-containing protein, with protein sequence MKRRGFRARMPMSEQLESRLVLTASGFPGNDCPPDLDLSGVGDLQIVVGQPFTIDLYANGATAADLDINDNPTGDTIRLVLDPDVGTDTPVGATITSNGVFSWTPSAGQEGTFRIPVIAIDQGTPALADVEFLTVIVSATGDIAPSVDLNGPTAGLGFSNDFTENGGPVAATSSSLTITDPDSTNLESATIVLTNFQDGADEVLAVDTTGTSIVASSYNATTGELTLTGSDTLANYELVLKSLTYDNTSENPTVLDRTIQITVSDGGLSSPIVVSTISIVAENDAPTVDLNGEASGIDFAATFTEDNGPLSIVDAGVLVDDVDNANLESATITLTNVVDTTTESLAVDTTGTSIVANYDSGTGVLTLTGSDTLANYQLVLSTLTYDNTSQNPDETDRIVEVIVNDGTTDSATATITITVEGVNDPPDLDPIQDQTAEFGTLFQITVTATDPEGDVLTFQLDREGIGANIPASATITKTSDTTAVIEWTPSEGDGAGPFTFIVLVIDDDPTTPLADSETFVVTLQTDPPAVDLNGDGTGIDFAAAFTEDAGPTSVVDATATVTDADSTNLASATITITNVLNTDDEFLAVDVTGTSITPSYDPSTGILTLTGSDLVANYQQVIRTLTYDNVSDNPDTTDREIEVIVNDGFSDSAVATITVSVAGENDPPQLTLPSPYDTGTAVEVDIDTEVTFAVTVVDPDDAPEDLIFILDLDGSGIPAEIAQPTITTPPATVPGGTFSWTPSQTGTFTITIIVLDDDGAVDQETFILTVVDTSPASLIEGEPGDSDVNDLALLGVLDDEF
- a CDS encoding glutamine amidotransferase, whose product is MNDWVQDQWLLEWPNVWAAQQWIVPASVIGAGLFVLILWAYRSIQAPLIVKLACAAAKTLAVILLAALLVEPMRSETKPVPGANLFVVLADRSQSLQVIDPGESNTRAELLKKRLDRQAPWQVRLGQEFDVRRYEFADRLSPVADFHDYQADGRGSAIVASLDSIADRFAGRPIAGVLLLTDGNATDLTEEAIDWSKYPPIFPVQIGADEPATDIRVSRVAASQTNFEASPVTVTADVAVTGFPGESIVVELVDEQGELVETQTVPQVNDGQSFTARFQIKPGERGVLFYQVRAYAQSQKGLFDDPSKSSEATLLNNSRTVMVNRGHGPYKVLYVSGRPNWEFKFLNRSLAEDDEVELHGLIRIAKKEPRFQFREKDSNANRIFTNTDDEAKEQVEQYDEPVLLRVGKLEPGELSGGFPKSADELFPYHAIILDDLEADFFTQQQKSLIQEFVSLRGGGLLMLGGGESFAEGKYLRSPIGEVLPVYLNGVSPRAGASELSLALTREGLLEPWVRVRTTQQEELQRLKEMPSLRILNEVGALKPGASELLSVVSATGESRPGLVTQRFGKGRTAAFLIGDLWRWKLHASSHDNDDFERTWRQTIRWLIADVPQRVRVETIAKKDGPTHPLEVAVQVNDENYQPLDNAGVAIEVTTPGDELLRLKAEPKDAVSGQYGSRYVSRIDGMYRASVIANNPDGSEIDRIETGWVADPAAEEFANLRPNVNFLRSIAQQSGGELVRLNQLDSFVNTLSDREIPIAEPMVRSVWHTWGVFLLAIGLLSMEWGLRRWKGLA
- a CDS encoding putative Ig domain-containing protein, giving the protein MAARLRKHFCEVLEGRLILTAVVAGSVELVNDVIIGDQLVQTEGAVTATGSGSLVTVYAGRGTGDRDGVFFRTLDSDGIATGPSQLVNQTVAGIQSNAAIAMLPEAGFVIVWQGRGAGDREGIFARWYDSSGNPITGEVLINQTTGGVQANPAVAVASDGSASFVWQGVGAGDFDGIFYRRFDATGQPLTGEILVNTTTSQEQAEPDVAINSSDVVLVTWSSRHQDGSDLGVYAQRMSLDGSKLGAEFLVNSNTSASQSGATVIDSGEAFTVAWQSRNQDGDGWGIFAQQIDPSDGLVGGELQVNDVITGNQLEVALAQTDQGQLIATWTNGIADGTGWNVKATIVEFNSSNVNPANEFFVNTDTANDQFGHQRRPSAVAVDSAIAIAWGGDGPVDHDGTYLTCILFDEVNIAPDITPISDQSAQVGVEMIVEVTATDANVGDTLTYQLDPDNLPAGATIEKVNNNQATIRWTPTSDFAGQSVVFRVLVIDDGEPPLADSEEFTVTVSGVS